A stretch of Imperialibacter roseus DNA encodes these proteins:
- a CDS encoding DUF6728 family protein yields MANSENQEKKESTNYFDFSEVFKYYFRKKDPNNKPNFNLRMMHGINKISILLFLMALIIWTIRRLM; encoded by the coding sequence ATGGCAAACTCAGAGAATCAGGAAAAGAAAGAAAGCACCAACTACTTCGACTTTAGCGAAGTGTTTAAATACTACTTCCGTAAAAAGGATCCCAATAACAAGCCAAACTTCAACCTTAGGATGATGCATGGGATCAACAAAATATCGATCCTTTTATTTTTAATGGCACTAATTATCTGGACCATTCGCCGCTTGATGTAA
- a CDS encoding ABC transporter ATP-binding protein produces the protein MIEIENIKKSFDGKAVLHGISGTFEKGKTNLIIGASGTGKSVLLKCIVGLVKPDEGTVTYDGRDFTHGDKSLRTDIRREIGMLFQGGALFDSMNVEANVMFPLNVLTKMPQAEKLDRVNFCLERVGLAGVNKKMPSEVSGGMKKRVGIARAIVNNSKYLFCDEPNSGLDPQTSITIDNLIQEITYEFDITTVVVTHDMNSVMEIGDYILFMHQGYKKWEGSTATIAQADVPELKDFIFANKLMRTMIKK, from the coding sequence ATGATCGAGATAGAAAACATCAAGAAATCTTTTGACGGAAAGGCCGTATTGCATGGCATTTCAGGCACATTCGAAAAGGGCAAAACCAACCTGATCATTGGTGCCAGCGGCACAGGAAAAAGTGTGCTTCTCAAGTGCATTGTGGGCCTGGTGAAACCCGACGAGGGAACGGTGACCTACGATGGGCGGGATTTCACACACGGCGACAAGAGCCTCAGAACGGACATCAGACGTGAAATAGGCATGTTGTTTCAGGGCGGAGCGCTGTTCGATTCCATGAATGTGGAGGCCAATGTGATGTTTCCACTCAATGTGCTTACCAAGATGCCTCAGGCCGAAAAGCTCGATAGGGTCAACTTCTGCCTCGAAAGAGTGGGACTGGCCGGTGTGAACAAAAAAATGCCATCGGAAGTGAGTGGAGGTATGAAAAAGCGGGTTGGGATTGCCAGGGCCATTGTCAACAACTCCAAATACCTGTTTTGCGACGAACCCAATTCCGGCCTGGATCCACAAACATCGATCACAATAGATAACCTGATTCAGGAGATCACCTATGAATTTGATATTACCACGGTGGTCGTTACCCATGATATGAACTCAGTGATGGAAATCGGGGACTACATTCTGTTTATGCATCAGGGGTACAAAAAATGGGAAGGCAGCACCGCCACTATTGCACAGGCAGATGTGCCCGAACTCAAAGATTTCATTTTTGCCAACAAGCTGATGAGGACGATGATAAAAAAGTGA
- a CDS encoding MmcQ/YjbR family DNA-binding protein, with product MNIEEYREYCIRKPGVTEGFPFDSNTLVFKVMGKMFALADVELFRTINLKCDPDRAIQLRESYEGIKPGYHMNKQHWNTVDTDGSVGDKLLYELIDHSYTLIVDSLPKKLKEELANYE from the coding sequence ATGAATATAGAAGAGTATAGAGAGTATTGCATTCGCAAACCCGGTGTCACCGAGGGATTCCCTTTTGACAGCAATACGCTCGTGTTTAAAGTAATGGGCAAGATGTTTGCCCTTGCCGACGTGGAGCTTTTCAGAACCATCAATCTCAAATGCGATCCCGACAGGGCCATTCAGCTAAGAGAAAGTTACGAAGGAATTAAGCCCGGCTACCATATGAACAAGCAGCACTGGAACACCGTGGACACCGATGGGTCGGTAGGAGACAAACTATTGTACGAATTGATCGATCACTCCTATACGTTGATTGTTGACAGCCTGCCAAAGAAATTGAAGGAGGAGCTTGCCAACTATGAGTAA
- the ispG gene encoding (E)-4-hydroxy-3-methylbut-2-enyl-diphosphate synthase, with the protein MHTADAALLSKINFCNSLTSYSRRKTIEVTIGDTPMGAHHPIRVQSMTTIDTMDTMGSVEQSIRMIEAGCEYVRITAPSVKEAQNLEAIKKELVKRGYNTPLVADIHFTPNAAELAARIVEKVRVNPGNYADKKKFEVIDYTDDAYQQELERIREKFIPLVKICKEYGTAMRIGTNHGSLSDRIMSRYGDTPLGMVESALEFLRIAEELNYYNIVLSMKSSNTQVMVQAYRLLVKMLDDEGFKPYPLHLGVTEAGEAEDGRIKSAVGIGTLLEDGLGDTVRVSLTEEPELELPVASALVERYDHRARHNTIVPVENPPYSPFEYTKRHSQEVSNIGGDNVPRVITDISRLQNPEYPDLKVTGHFYLPEPDKWRMNDYGTDYVYSGSTPVPFMLPNGLREIIDYAVWVNHADQKNTYPLIDINDLSIAKLHPELNFVQLSDEEAFDVDWKMLAARKNIVLIIKTDNAHAYPALRRMFFVLEDAGVKLPVIIRRDFEPISDDKLMLFASTDVGGLLIDGYGDGIMLGWANQTLEGNDAVKPQIKLYNDTSFGILQAARTRMSKTEYISCPSCGRTLFDLQETTAMIRKRTDHLKGVKIGIMGCIVNGPGEMADADYGYVGSGKGKITLYKGKEVVKRSVASAKAVDELIEIIRDDGRWTDPEKVEA; encoded by the coding sequence ATGCACACTGCGGACGCAGCCCTTTTGTCGAAAATCAACTTCTGCAACAGTCTCACTTCTTATTCGAGACGAAAAACCATTGAGGTAACCATTGGAGATACTCCTATGGGCGCTCATCACCCGATCAGGGTGCAGTCGATGACTACTATCGATACCATGGATACAATGGGGTCGGTTGAGCAGTCTATCAGAATGATTGAGGCAGGATGTGAATACGTCCGCATCACGGCTCCCAGCGTGAAGGAAGCTCAGAACCTGGAGGCCATCAAAAAAGAGCTGGTAAAAAGGGGTTATAACACACCGTTGGTAGCTGATATTCACTTTACCCCCAATGCAGCTGAGCTTGCCGCAAGAATTGTGGAAAAGGTAAGGGTGAATCCCGGCAACTATGCCGACAAGAAGAAATTTGAAGTCATTGACTACACCGACGACGCTTATCAGCAGGAGTTGGAACGCATCAGGGAGAAGTTTATTCCGCTGGTAAAGATCTGCAAGGAGTATGGCACTGCCATGCGCATTGGCACCAATCATGGTTCACTTTCCGATCGCATTATGAGCCGCTATGGCGACACACCACTCGGCATGGTGGAGTCGGCCCTGGAGTTTCTGCGGATTGCTGAAGAGTTGAACTACTACAACATTGTGCTGTCCATGAAGTCGAGCAATACCCAGGTGATGGTGCAGGCCTACCGCCTTTTGGTGAAGATGCTGGACGACGAGGGATTCAAGCCCTATCCGCTGCATTTGGGAGTAACTGAGGCTGGTGAGGCTGAGGACGGCAGAATCAAATCGGCTGTGGGCATCGGCACTTTGCTGGAGGACGGTTTGGGTGATACAGTCAGGGTGTCGTTGACTGAAGAGCCTGAGCTGGAGCTGCCAGTGGCGAGCGCATTGGTCGAAAGATATGATCACCGGGCTAGGCACAACACCATTGTTCCGGTTGAAAATCCGCCTTACAGCCCCTTCGAATACACGAAACGCCATTCTCAGGAAGTCTCCAATATCGGTGGTGACAATGTTCCCCGGGTAATTACGGACATCAGCAGACTGCAAAACCCGGAGTATCCTGATTTGAAGGTAACGGGTCATTTTTATCTACCGGAGCCCGACAAATGGAGAATGAACGACTACGGCACTGACTATGTGTATTCAGGAAGCACGCCAGTTCCGTTTATGTTGCCCAATGGCCTGAGAGAGATCATAGACTACGCCGTTTGGGTTAACCATGCTGATCAGAAAAACACTTATCCGCTGATTGATATCAACGATTTAAGCATTGCCAAATTGCACCCGGAGCTCAATTTTGTTCAGCTCTCGGATGAGGAAGCTTTTGATGTTGACTGGAAAATGCTGGCCGCTAGGAAGAACATTGTGCTCATTATAAAAACAGACAATGCACATGCCTACCCTGCGCTGCGCCGAATGTTCTTTGTGCTGGAGGACGCAGGAGTGAAGTTACCAGTTATTATCCGGCGAGATTTTGAGCCCATTTCTGACGACAAACTGATGTTATTTGCTTCCACCGACGTAGGCGGACTGCTTATCGATGGCTACGGCGACGGCATTATGTTGGGTTGGGCCAATCAAACGCTGGAAGGGAACGACGCTGTCAAGCCGCAGATTAAGCTGTACAACGACACTTCGTTCGGCATTTTGCAGGCGGCTCGCACCAGAATGTCGAAGACCGAATACATTTCTTGCCCTTCTTGTGGCAGAACGCTGTTTGACCTGCAGGAAACCACCGCCATGATTCGCAAGCGCACTGATCACCTGAAAGGCGTGAAGATTGGTATCATGGGTTGCATTGTAAACGGTCCGGGTGAAATGGCCGATGCCGATTATGGCTATGTGGGCTCAGGCAAAGGTAAAATCACCCTGTACAAAGGCAAGGAGGTAGTGAAAAGGTCAGTCGCCTCAGCAAAGGCAGTGGACGAATTAATAGAAATCATCAGGGATGACGGCCGATGGACGGATCCCGAAAAAGTGGAGGCATAA
- a CDS encoding ParA family protein, giving the protein MGNTVAIYNFKGGVGKTTTALNLGYAWSRQFKVLLIDCDPQCNLSNSLGADNSTKSIYRYIKDLLHDNLPESIEAQEVTPYMHLLPGDYLMTEMESNSRFISFGPNIVQKLGYVLRKDYDIVIMDMPTHFGGLVKSMLTDVDSILIPALADSFSIDGIKKLLTFLYTVERKRPLNILGIYFNMYKQSLIHHREKYAEAMTEFEDLMLESTVSNSIKVSEAIDIGKSMNRVNPDNKSAIDFLKLSDELMAKFNNTFLSSKFISEEFLENIKTR; this is encoded by the coding sequence ATGGGAAATACCGTTGCCATTTACAATTTTAAAGGAGGGGTGGGTAAAACTACAACCGCCCTTAATCTCGGCTACGCCTGGTCCCGGCAATTCAAAGTACTTCTGATCGATTGCGACCCTCAGTGCAACCTTAGCAACTCCCTGGGTGCCGACAACTCTACCAAGTCCATTTACCGATACATCAAAGACCTGTTGCACGACAATCTTCCGGAGAGCATTGAAGCACAGGAAGTAACACCGTATATGCACCTGCTGCCTGGGGACTATCTGATGACGGAAATGGAGTCGAACAGCAGGTTTATTTCGTTTGGCCCCAATATCGTGCAGAAGTTGGGGTACGTGCTGCGTAAGGATTACGACATCGTGATCATGGATATGCCTACCCACTTTGGAGGACTTGTAAAGTCTATGCTTACCGATGTCGACAGTATCCTGATTCCTGCCCTTGCTGATTCGTTCTCCATCGATGGCATTAAAAAGTTACTGACTTTTCTCTACACTGTTGAAAGAAAAAGGCCGCTGAATATATTGGGCATCTATTTCAACATGTACAAGCAGTCACTTATCCACCACCGGGAAAAGTACGCTGAGGCAATGACGGAATTTGAAGACTTGATGCTGGAGAGCACTGTATCCAACTCCATCAAGGTAAGCGAGGCCATAGATATTGGCAAATCCATGAACAGGGTCAACCCTGACAATAAGTCGGCCATCGACTTTCTCAAGCTGAGCGACGAGCTGATGGCCAAGTTCAACAACACCTTTTTGTCTTCCAAATTCATCTCAGAAGAGTTTCTGGAGAATATCAAGACGAGGTAA
- a CDS encoding SDR family oxidoreductase, with the protein MNKLIVVTGGTKGIGRGIIEAFVQHGFDVVTCARSEDQLASLKTAVSKMAPKAVVHTFKADLSKRAEVDAFLQFVKKTGRPVDVLVNNTGVFIPGQVHTEEEGALETMIDTNLYSAYHLSRGIIPEMKEAGKGHIFNICSIASIVAYANGGSYAISKFAMYGMSKVLREEMKPFGIRVSSVLPGATFTASWEKADIPEERFIPIEDVATMVWAAYSLSPRSVVEDILIRPQLGDI; encoded by the coding sequence ATGAATAAATTAATTGTTGTCACTGGGGGCACAAAAGGCATTGGCAGGGGTATTATTGAAGCGTTTGTTCAGCATGGGTTTGACGTAGTCACCTGTGCAAGGTCAGAAGACCAGCTTGCGTCGTTGAAAACGGCGGTAAGTAAGATGGCGCCTAAAGCTGTAGTGCACACTTTTAAAGCCGACCTAAGCAAAAGAGCTGAAGTTGATGCCTTTCTGCAATTTGTTAAAAAAACAGGCAGGCCAGTAGACGTGCTCGTCAACAACACGGGTGTGTTTATCCCCGGGCAGGTGCATACTGAAGAGGAGGGCGCATTGGAAACAATGATTGACACCAACCTGTACAGTGCTTATCACCTTTCGAGAGGAATTATTCCCGAAATGAAAGAGGCTGGCAAGGGCCACATCTTTAATATTTGTTCGATTGCCAGCATTGTTGCCTATGCCAATGGGGGCAGCTATGCCATCAGCAAGTTTGCCATGTACGGCATGAGCAAGGTGCTGCGGGAAGAAATGAAGCCTTTTGGGATCAGGGTCAGCTCAGTGCTGCCGGGAGCAACCTTTACAGCCAGCTGGGAGAAGGCTGATATACCCGAAGAGCGTTTTATTCCGATAGAAGATGTGGCCACCATGGTGTGGGCAGCGTATAGTTTATCACCCAGGTCGGTTGTAGAAGACATTTTGATCAGGCCTCAACTGGGAGATATTTGA
- a CDS encoding MlaE family ABC transporter permease has translation MESIGKFMIFLGQQFTRMESFKTYAKRVVDEAILIGYNSLPLFAIIATFMGAVTTLQTAYNLVSPLVPLYIVSMVVRDMTLLELAPTIMAIVFAGKVGSNIAGELGTMRITEQIDALEVMGINATSYLVLPKIIASILTYPMLVVFSGFLTILGGYLISLATGVLTGTEYIYGIRYEFVQFNVSFALIKSVAFGFLVAAISAYKGYYTVGGALEVGKSSTSAVNNSCIAILVADYVLAQLLI, from the coding sequence ATGGAAAGCATAGGCAAATTCATGATCTTTTTGGGGCAGCAGTTTACCCGCATGGAGTCGTTCAAGACTTACGCCAAGAGAGTTGTGGATGAGGCCATTCTGATCGGCTACAACTCCCTTCCCCTATTTGCTATTATTGCCACTTTTATGGGGGCTGTTACCACCCTGCAAACAGCCTACAACCTGGTGAGTCCGCTTGTTCCACTTTACATTGTATCAATGGTAGTGCGTGACATGACTCTCCTCGAACTGGCCCCAACTATCATGGCCATTGTGTTTGCGGGTAAAGTTGGTTCCAATATTGCCGGCGAGCTGGGCACTATGAGGATCACGGAACAGATCGATGCGCTTGAGGTAATGGGCATCAACGCAACCTCCTATCTCGTGCTGCCAAAAATTATTGCCTCTATCCTAACCTACCCTATGCTCGTTGTGTTCTCAGGCTTTCTGACAATCCTGGGAGGCTACCTGATTTCTCTTGCTACAGGTGTGCTTACAGGCACGGAATACATCTACGGCATTCGATACGAATTCGTGCAATTTAACGTCTCCTTTGCGCTGATCAAATCGGTGGCATTCGGCTTTTTAGTAGCAGCCATCTCTGCTTACAAAGGGTATTATACTGTGGGAGGTGCGCTGGAGGTAGGCAAATCGAGTACCAGCGCAGTGAACAATAGCTGTATTGCCATTCTGGTTGCCGACTACGTACTGGCCCAACTTCTTATTTGA
- a CDS encoding ChaN family lipoprotein, whose product MKTLLFSSLFLVTHCLFAQSPQAFEIYNSKGKQVAYEKMLKDISRADVVFFGELHDNSINHWLELQVTKSLYAEHGKDLVVAMEMFEADDQLVLDEFMTGLIEERHLLKEAKMWDNYKTDYKPIVEFAKEHQLKVVASNIPRRYANLVYRKGPDALNNLPDEAKKNIAPLPLEIDLNLPGYQEMIESMGGHGAPGSAENLASSQASKDATMGWFISKESKGKVIHFNGSYHSKNGEGIIWYLNKYNKKASVATIHCVEQENIGELSEGNVGAADFIIVIPSDMTKTY is encoded by the coding sequence ATGAAAACCCTTCTCTTTTCCTCGCTGTTCCTAGTCACCCACTGTCTCTTTGCCCAATCACCACAGGCGTTTGAAATCTACAATTCAAAAGGCAAGCAGGTTGCTTACGAAAAAATGCTAAAGGACATTTCCCGGGCTGATGTGGTCTTCTTCGGTGAGCTGCACGACAACTCCATCAACCACTGGCTGGAGCTGCAGGTAACTAAAAGCTTATACGCTGAACATGGCAAAGACCTGGTAGTCGCCATGGAGATGTTCGAGGCTGACGATCAGCTAGTGCTGGACGAGTTTATGACAGGCCTGATTGAAGAGAGGCATTTGCTCAAGGAGGCTAAAATGTGGGATAACTATAAAACAGACTACAAACCCATAGTAGAATTTGCCAAAGAGCACCAGCTGAAGGTGGTGGCATCAAATATCCCCCGAAGGTATGCCAATCTTGTATACAGAAAAGGGCCTGATGCGCTCAATAACCTGCCCGACGAAGCAAAAAAAAATATTGCCCCTCTACCCCTGGAAATTGACCTTAACTTGCCTGGCTATCAGGAAATGATTGAGTCGATGGGTGGGCACGGTGCCCCGGGAAGTGCCGAAAACCTGGCCAGCTCTCAAGCGAGCAAAGACGCAACAATGGGCTGGTTCATCAGCAAAGAAAGCAAGGGCAAGGTCATTCACTTCAATGGCTCTTACCACTCCAAAAATGGGGAAGGCATCATTTGGTACCTGAACAAATACAATAAGAAAGCGAGCGTGGCCACCATACATTGTGTGGAGCAGGAAAACATTGGAGAGCTGTCCGAGGGGAATGTTGGTGCTGCAGATTTTATCATTGTGATTCCCTCTGATATGACGAAAACCTACTAA
- a CDS encoding enolase C-terminal domain-like protein, producing the protein MENENNKTNIGRREVIKGLGLGATGTFLGAANPAVAGVYEAATKALPPLTITNVKAISTCPHGIELIVVKVETSEPGLYGLGCATFRQRARPVISAINDYLNDFCKGKSVDNIEDMWQTAYVSSYWRNGPVLNNALSGLDQALWDIKGKRANMPVYQLLGGKCRFAIPCYSHASGNSPEAVADDAKRIMDEGYKYVRIQMGGYGAAGVASVPDFKAKGFGMPDDNYMDPYFYMKSVPEIFAKTREVCGERVELLHDIHERLQPNDAINMIRKLEEFRPFFIEDPFSPENIGYFRQLRQQSSVPLAMGELYNNPHEWVGPMSERLFDFIRIHISQIGGITPAMKVARLGEAFNVKTAWHGPGDVSPVGHAANAHIDFAVWNFGIQESVNFSDTLREIFPGSPFMKDGYMYVNEAPGLGVDINEKVAAKYPIPEKQLNGWTQLRMHDGTPVRP; encoded by the coding sequence ATGGAAAACGAGAACAATAAAACCAATATTGGTCGGCGGGAAGTCATCAAAGGACTGGGCCTTGGAGCCACTGGCACCTTTCTGGGAGCCGCCAATCCGGCAGTGGCTGGCGTATACGAAGCTGCCACCAAAGCCCTCCCTCCTCTTACCATCACCAATGTCAAAGCTATTTCCACCTGTCCACACGGCATAGAGCTGATTGTGGTAAAAGTGGAAACCAGCGAACCCGGATTGTATGGCCTCGGCTGTGCCACCTTCCGCCAGCGGGCCCGGCCTGTTATCTCAGCCATCAACGACTACCTCAACGACTTCTGTAAGGGCAAAAGCGTCGACAACATAGAAGACATGTGGCAAACCGCCTATGTTAGCTCCTACTGGCGCAATGGCCCCGTGCTCAACAATGCCCTTAGCGGCCTCGACCAGGCGCTGTGGGATATCAAAGGCAAGCGTGCCAATATGCCGGTGTACCAGCTCCTGGGTGGCAAGTGCCGCTTTGCCATCCCCTGCTACTCTCATGCGTCGGGCAACTCCCCGGAGGCTGTAGCCGACGATGCCAAGCGCATCATGGACGAGGGCTACAAATATGTCCGCATTCAAATGGGTGGCTATGGTGCCGCTGGCGTGGCATCAGTGCCCGACTTCAAAGCTAAAGGCTTCGGCATGCCCGACGACAACTACATGGATCCCTACTTCTACATGAAGAGCGTGCCCGAAATCTTTGCCAAAACCCGGGAGGTGTGCGGTGAAAGAGTGGAGTTGCTCCACGATATCCATGAGCGACTGCAGCCCAATGATGCCATCAACATGATCCGCAAGCTGGAAGAGTTCAGGCCTTTCTTTATCGAAGACCCCTTCTCTCCTGAGAACATCGGCTATTTCAGGCAGCTAAGGCAGCAAAGCAGCGTGCCATTGGCCATGGGCGAACTCTACAACAACCCTCACGAATGGGTAGGCCCCATGAGCGAAAGGCTATTTGACTTTATCAGAATTCACATTTCACAAATAGGCGGAATAACTCCTGCCATGAAGGTGGCCAGACTGGGCGAAGCGTTCAACGTGAAAACTGCCTGGCATGGGCCTGGTGACGTATCGCCAGTCGGCCACGCTGCCAATGCGCACATCGACTTTGCCGTGTGGAACTTCGGCATCCAGGAAAGCGTCAACTTCTCCGACACGCTAAGAGAGATCTTCCCTGGCAGCCCCTTCATGAAAGACGGCTATATGTACGTGAACGAAGCGCCTGGTCTGGGTGTGGACATCAACGAAAAGGTGGCGGCCAAGTACCCGATTCCTGAGAAGCAGCTGAACGGCTGGACACAGCTGAGAATGCATGATGGTACACCGGTGCGGCCTTAA
- a CDS encoding ATP-binding protein — protein sequence MKLLTKALRRILPTRDASRPIEERLFEITLCLTILTLLLWSSVGIFSQFNPTVLGIYLFALCFYSAVYFAVKKGISFRLTTSVYYISALLIISFGWLPSGGIRGAVMHMCVLIYISGLLVLPIRRYISFIISTICMVIIFVTIEYYHRDLAVPYTDYVNEWRDLSIAGVVMLVVMGFAFYIFKKEYLHDRAHLQQMNLELGAAKERAESADKAKSQFLATISHEMRTPLNGIVGLAELIEKTNLDKEQSELVKNLSTSSQILSGLITDVLDITMIENNRVTLQEDTFELKDVTKDISQLFYGFESVKTGKVSIDLVHASKSDIHLMGDLKRIRQILINLATNAVKFTPAGKVTIATTVVRKEDKTAIVLFKVDDTGIGIPKNQHPKVFSRFFKNETDLAVGGTGLGLSIAKSLTDLMHGKIWFYSTEGKGSSFYVELPLPLATHGEHSPAEKHIQPINFSELSVLVAEDVHINRLVMLKILKNIGITKIEVAEDGEQAVALASSQGFDFILMDVLMPRMDGIEATREIRRILLERKQSAPFIVAVTANATTEDENKCKEAGMVDFITKPFTTDILRAVFTRLWASA from the coding sequence ATGAAGTTACTTACGAAAGCACTCCGGAGGATCCTACCTACCAGAGATGCCTCCAGGCCTATAGAAGAAAGGCTTTTTGAGATCACACTCTGCCTCACTATTCTCACGCTGCTGCTATGGTCGTCAGTCGGTATATTTTCCCAATTCAATCCGACTGTCCTCGGTATCTATCTGTTCGCACTGTGTTTTTACTCTGCGGTCTATTTTGCTGTTAAAAAAGGCATATCCTTTCGCCTCACTACCTCTGTTTATTACATCTCTGCGTTGCTTATCATCTCGTTTGGCTGGCTCCCCTCTGGCGGCATCCGTGGCGCTGTGATGCACATGTGTGTGCTCATCTACATCTCAGGGCTTTTGGTTTTACCTATACGCCGTTATATCTCCTTTATCATATCCACGATTTGCATGGTGATCATTTTCGTCACCATCGAGTACTACCACAGAGACCTGGCCGTGCCCTACACTGACTATGTGAATGAATGGAGAGATCTTTCGATAGCGGGAGTGGTCATGCTGGTGGTGATGGGCTTTGCTTTCTACATTTTTAAAAAAGAGTATTTGCACGACAGAGCGCATTTGCAACAAATGAACCTCGAGTTGGGTGCTGCCAAAGAAAGGGCTGAATCGGCTGATAAGGCTAAGAGTCAATTCCTAGCTACAATCAGTCACGAAATGCGGACGCCTTTAAATGGCATCGTGGGACTTGCCGAACTAATCGAGAAAACTAATCTTGACAAAGAACAAAGCGAGCTGGTAAAAAACCTCTCCACCAGCAGTCAAATTCTATCAGGCTTGATTACCGATGTGCTTGACATCACCATGATTGAAAACAATCGGGTGACCTTACAAGAAGACACTTTTGAACTGAAGGACGTAACGAAAGATATCAGCCAGCTATTTTATGGATTTGAGTCGGTGAAAACCGGCAAGGTTTCCATTGATCTGGTGCACGCCAGTAAATCCGACATTCACCTGATGGGTGACCTTAAGAGGATCAGGCAAATCCTTATTAACCTGGCAACGAATGCGGTCAAATTCACGCCCGCAGGAAAAGTGACCATAGCTACGACCGTTGTGAGAAAAGAAGATAAGACCGCCATTGTTCTTTTCAAAGTTGACGACACTGGCATTGGGATTCCAAAAAACCAGCACCCAAAAGTGTTTTCCAGGTTTTTTAAGAATGAAACTGACTTGGCGGTGGGAGGCACCGGGTTAGGGCTTTCCATTGCCAAGAGCCTGACCGACTTGATGCACGGGAAGATTTGGTTCTATTCCACCGAGGGCAAAGGCAGTTCGTTTTATGTGGAACTGCCACTACCGCTCGCTACCCATGGCGAGCATTCGCCCGCTGAGAAACACATCCAACCGATAAATTTCAGCGAACTATCCGTTCTTGTAGCCGAAGACGTACACATCAACAGGCTTGTGATGCTTAAAATACTCAAGAATATTGGCATCACTAAAATAGAAGTGGCTGAAGATGGAGAGCAGGCTGTAGCCCTGGCCTCTTCTCAGGGATTCGACTTTATATTGATGGACGTTTTAATGCCCAGAATGGACGGCATTGAAGCAACCAGGGAAATTCGCAGGATTCTTCTGGAGAGAAAGCAAAGCGCTCCTTTCATCGTTGCCGTTACGGCCAATGCCACTACAGAAGATGAAAACAAGTGCAAAGAAGCCGGAATGGTTGACTTTATCACCAAACCATTTACTACCGACATCCTCAGGGCGGTTTTCACCCGTCTTTGGGCTTCAGCCTAG
- a CDS encoding SGNH/GDSL hydrolase family protein — MSKSKYTFLAIFLLSYIALLGCNEENKQNTESMDQVGSLKFLALGDSYTIGESVAENERWPVQLAAALSQSGVSVAPPKIIATTGWTTDELQKGIEKASPKPPYDLVSLLIGVNNQYRGRSLDEYKRQFEALLVQAINFADGKAEKVFVVSIPDYGVTPFAADRNPEKIGKEIDAFNRAAEAISKKFGVAFVNITPGSREAANDPELVASDGLHPSGKMYTQWVSEIFPIVEEMIK; from the coding sequence ATGAGTAAATCGAAATACACTTTTCTAGCCATTTTCCTACTTTCGTATATAGCACTTTTGGGGTGCAACGAGGAAAATAAACAAAATACTGAAAGTATGGATCAGGTCGGCAGTTTGAAGTTTTTGGCACTTGGTGATTCCTACACCATTGGTGAAAGCGTTGCTGAAAACGAGAGGTGGCCTGTTCAGCTGGCTGCTGCGCTTAGCCAAAGTGGGGTCTCCGTGGCACCTCCGAAAATTATCGCCACCACTGGCTGGACTACCGATGAGCTGCAAAAAGGTATTGAAAAGGCCTCCCCGAAGCCCCCGTATGATCTTGTATCTTTGCTGATCGGCGTGAATAACCAATACAGGGGCCGCTCGCTTGATGAATACAAGAGGCAATTTGAAGCGCTTTTGGTACAAGCCATCAACTTTGCAGATGGAAAAGCTGAAAAGGTGTTCGTGGTTAGTATTCCTGATTATGGTGTCACCCCTTTCGCCGCTGACCGAAACCCTGAGAAGATAGGGAAGGAGATAGATGCCTTTAATAGAGCAGCTGAGGCTATTTCCAAAAAGTTTGGCGTGGCATTTGTAAACATCACCCCGGGGTCGAGAGAAGCAGCCAACGATCCTGAATTGGTGGCAAGCGATGGTTTGCATCCTTCAGGAAAGATGTATACTCAATGGGTATCCGAAATCTTCCCCATAGTTGAAGAGATGATCAAATAG